tatatatatatatatatacatgcgaTTTTCACACAATATATAACTATGTAAGTTATGAaccaataatacattttatttttagggCAAAATAAGAATAGAAGATTCATTTTCACAATATGGTAATGAGCCATATACTCATCAACCAGAAGGATGTGGACATGAGGgtgaatacattcatttaacCCCCGATTTCTTGTTAAACAACCACATTTCTGAACCATATGGACCTAGAGGTAAGCCTAAACCTGtcttaagcacacacacacatacacacagagttcAGCTCCGTGCTTCGTCTCCACCCCCCACGCCCCTCCTCTTGGACCCGCCCAATTCATTCCCCATTTTTTTTGGACGTTTGGAATTAACCCCCGTTAGTGCCGGAAACAAAGTGTTTATAAGTATTCATCATATATAGACGGGCACTGCGGTGGGCTACCATGGAATAGGAAAATCAGTCCTCCTACTGCTCCTCCTTCATCACCTTCTCTGTGTAAGTCTGCAAGGTATCTGGTTCATCTAGTCCTCAGAAGGATGCCGCCCGCTTGCTGTTGTCTTCTTCACATGGCAACCGGTCGGTGGCTGAGTACGCTGTGGATTTTACATCAATGCTACTGACAGCATGTGGGATCACACCGCCTTATACGACACATTCGTTCGGGGGTTTCTGCCCAGTTGAAGGAAGAGCTGGCTGCCCAGGAACTTCCACCCGACCTGAATGCCTTGATCTCTCTGGCCACCCTTCTCCAACCTTCCACAGTACATGGAGATTGCCTGTCAACACCTTTTGCCTACTGAGAAGGAAAGTCACCTGCACATTCCCCTTTCAGGTTGTGTATGGCTACCAACCTTCACTGTTCTCCACCCATGAGCTTGAGACATCTGTTCCTTGCTGAGAcatcattccttccttccatccttccttcagACATCTGTTCCTTCCTGCCAGTCatccctgacacacacacttcttatcgAACATACTAATGTCCTCTTCAACAGTGATCAGTAACTTAAAGATTACCTTgactaaattaaatgttttattttttctttcctctgtgGCAAATCTGACAAAtagatatttttcatttcagacAGGGTTTTTGTGCATGAATGGGCTCACCTCAGATGGGGAGTATTTGATGAATATAATACGAGAGAACCATTTTACTTGTCTGCTGCTGGTCAGATTCAACCGACAAGGTTTTATTATCATTGTCAATAAATGGTCATATATTGttattaaacataaatgcaCATTGCGAGAATAGTCGTCGGAAAtgtgttatgttttattttcaggtgTACTGATAAGATTTCTGGTGAATGGTATGAACTTAATAATCAGAATCCTACACCTTGCCAAATTGATGCATCTGGCAAACCCACATCCAGCTGTGAATTTTTTCCAGATTATATACAAACTGCAAAGGCCTCAATAATGTTCATGCAAAGCTTATTTTCAGTGAGTATCGCCACGGttcaaattgtttaaaatagtttttcgcAAATGCTTAAATGGTAGTGTAGATATAAATGCTAACACAAGCAGACAGTTGAAATTAGGGTTTAGTCAACAAAGTTGCTTTTCAATTTTTACCCTGAAGTTTGCATTTTTTCCTGTGTAGGTAAAAGCTTTTTGTGGAGAGAAGGAACATAACTATGAAGCCCCCAATGAGCAAAATAAACAGTGTGAAAAAGCAACACGTACAGTAATCTTTGAGGACTCGGTAGACAAAGATACCCTTCGCAATCTGAATCCTTTGTCATCTGTACCAACACCTCCAACATTCAAAGTCATACAGAGGGGAATCCGGGTCATCTGTCTCGTCCTTGATGTCTCTGGAAGCATGCAAGTatgttaaaatgaaataaagaaacaaaagacaTTTTTTCGATTACATCAAAATGTGGCTCTGGGGTTATATGCATATAAATgttacgataaaaaaaaaaatggatggatggatggatggatggatggatggatggatggatggatggatggatggatggatggatagatagatagatagatagatagatagatagatagatagatagatagatagatagatagatagattgattgattgatagatagatagatagatagattgattgattgattgatagatagatagaactttattgtcattgcatagtacaggaacatagaaacaaaatgcattttagcATCTACAAGAACTGCGAACAGTACCAATTTTGCAAATTGAGAAGTAcagataaatatgaatatttttgtaCAGCATGTCATATATAAGTGGataaatgtacagcaaataCATACAAAGTCTGTGGCAGagaaaaaatgtgcattagCTGTTGAGTAATTAGAACAAGTAAATATAAAGGCAATGAGCTCTTTAGTTTTCATGGCACTGAGGGTCAGGTTGGTTGTTTGGTGGCTGCCAGGCTTTGGATGTTTTCCCgtaggccgattcgtcgttGTTGTGCACTTAATTAAGATGTAGGAGTTGTCAAGGGGACCGCCATCATTGGTGAACAGGGAGTATTGTAGTGGGCTTATAATACAGCCTTGTGGGTTGCCATTGTTCAGAGAGAGGGTCGAGGATGTGTGATTGCCAAAGGAACAAAGTCTGAGAAAGTCCAAAATCCATCTGCAGGGGAGGGTGCAGATACCCATGTCACTGAGCTTGGTTGCCTGTTTAGTGGGGATGACTGTATTGAATGTAGAACTAAAAGTCAATAAGCAGCATTCCGATATATATTTGTGGTGTTCTTATCCAGGTGGTTGAGGGCTGTATGAATTGTTGTGGAAATCCCTGTGTCAACCTGTTCAGGTGAAAGGTAAAATATTGTgagtccagtgtaggtggttgGCCTGCTCTGAGGCAAAAGCCCAATCtcacttttatattttgtgaTATACGTAGTCATGAGAGTTGATTATAGCAATCTATTGATCCGTGTTCATAGACaggaatttccctcttttttcgtgtcactgaggacgactttctgtgtaatgtatttttaataggAAGCATTTTTGCCTCCGCTAAAGTTTTCTTACTGCCACTGTATACCACAGacgctgtattgtttttttttgtttttgtttttgatttttaatcttcaagcacCACAACTCATTatttaagcaggagattttatccttgtttttattgctttatattcagTAAACTACTTGCTATTATAAACCATTgtcagtggttccttccagtcaaaatacagtaaatattttcTCTCAGTTAACAAAAGAAGACTGCATTAATTAGAGGCACACATTTATTACGTTATAACCCTTATTCTTACCGTATCATTTCTTccttattctctgataaaatTGGGGAAAATGATTACCTTTAGCATTTTTGTCAGCATTTCCCATTATCCTCTGCCTCCGTTGCTATGGAGACGAAGCTAGATGGAGGCAGTTGTGCTAAATGACTTAAAAGAGGAAGATTTGTGTCCATTAacacaaattaatatattaaagttGGTGAGTAAACCATAAAATGCTGTGAGACTGTTGGCAATCAGCCAAAAATTATTCAGGCATTCTCCAGCTGAGTGCTTGGGCATTGGAATGATGGTTGTAGTCTTCAGGCATATGGGAACCATGGCCTTGGCCAGTGACAGGCTGAAAACATCGGTAAAGACGTGTGCCAGTTGGCCAGCAAATATGCTGAGAACATGCCCCGATACAgcactttttaaatgaaaaatgaaaaaaaaatgaaaaatatagctgcaagcagcgatggcgggccctcgcacatttgtgtatcgctatacggtgccccccagaaaacaatgcacggggtgcaagtgcatcaagtgggtaaatatcagtggactattttatgttgttactgacccatttggggactgtaagtaaaagaaaccccacattttagacaaacgggggcgctagtgggccacttaagagacacacccttgtccgacaatttttggacacacttaacagccgacaaatgtgatgtatgtgtcaaatttcaagttaatctaagcacgccaaaagccttaaatatgcctgaaataaaatgtaagtttgacgcgttgccatgagaacagcgttcgagatatcaaaaatcactttgcaaattatcattcacaatgtctcgccatcatgttgattacgtttggtggcaatcgcatgaatatcctaggaggagtatttaaaagttcaccacatgcaactgtcaaaaaatccaccttttgtgactgacacacttcctggcgcctgttggtggcgctatgtccaagattcacaataggcacatcgatgcgatcggaatccttggccgaacatacacactgcgtgtcatccgaataagacattttttctatatgcgtaccaactctcgtacatgtgagaacataattgcccgatctgtgcacgaatgtttgttttttaattacagggggcgctacagagcccccctgccacgcctgtataccagcctttgtacggccctagtgacaaaggactctgacgtgtgtgccaaatttcaagagttttcaagtatgttaagggaccccaaatggccaatgtgtgtaaaaaataaaaataaaaataaaataataataaattctaaggaaaacaatagggcttcgcacctctggtgcaggccattctggcctgctcctcggtgctcggccCTAATTAAACcttcaataaaaatgtgtaaaataaactGATCTGTACATATTAGTGCTTTTAGATAATGGGTAATAAttgattgtttttcttttttaaaggggCTGAGAATAAGTCAACAACAACGAGCTGCTACATTTTTCTTAAACCAAATAACAGATGAAAAACAATTTGTGGGTCTGGTGACTTTTAGTACTGATGCTCAAATACTAAGCCCACTGACAAAAATAGATGGACCGGCCACAAGACAGAAACTAATTAATAGCTTGCCAACAGTTGCAATTGGGtcaacaaatatttgtaaaggaCTCAGAAAAGGTTTTGAGGTGAGACACAAATATCTAATACTATCTTATGCATTGCAGAGATTAAGTGAATTAAATTCCACTGTCACACTGGTCTGTCTATTGTGATTAATgaccatttctttttccttttcagctTCTTCGAACCGATGACGGACAAACAATAGGAGATGAAATTATTTTTCTGACGGATGGGGAAGCATCTGATAATGTTCAGGACTGTTTGCAGGAATCTGTTCAAAGTGGTGCAATTATTCACACTTTAGCTTTTGGCCCGAGTGCAGACAATATACTGAGAACCATGGCTGATCAAACCGGTAAGATTCTTTAAATGTGATATTGCATATCGATAATGATTTTGATATATTAACTggtctttttttatcatttcacaGTTTATAGTTTCAGCTGTAAATCTAGAGCAcagtaaatacatacatacattaaataACACTGCACTACTGTTGCTGCATTACATTCTCTAACAATAGAATTGGATTCTTATTCATTTAGATGGAAAGTTTATCGTAGCCGAAGAATCTATTCTTTCCAACCAGCTCGTGGATGCCTTTTCCTCATTGACAGTGTATGATGGAAATTCCTTCACACAGCCCATTCAGGTTAGTGACGCACATCCACCAAAAGAAATTTCATCATCACAAGTCAGAGTATTCAcataatttttattactttttttaacagCTTGAAAGCACTGGAACCGATGTTAAAGATTGGTTCAATGGAACAGTTCCCATCGACCGGTCTGTAGGAAACCACACCACCTTTACAATAATATATGAAAAACGTGCACCAACTGTGAATATAGTGTCACCAAGTGGTGTGGTTTACGATCAGAGAAACATCACTGACAGTGCGAACACAATCACTTTCACTATTCCAGGAACTGCAGAGgttattttaaagaattttgtatcacaacacaatattataaattaacaaaagaaaaaatactaaTGCAAGACAATTTCATTCTCTGTTTTGTATTGAAGCCAGGAAACTGGAGGTACAGCTTCTTCAATAAAGAAACATCTGCACAACAAATGAGTTTAACAGTAATCAGTCGGGCAGCTCATGAAGATGTTTACCCAGTCACAGTTACAGCCAGAATGGACCAGCAGACCAGTGATGGAACCAAACCCATGGTTGTGTTGGCTGAGGTCAGTCAGAATTATAATCCTGTATTGGGGGCCAGTGTTTGGGCAAATCTGAGATCAGATACTGGGCACTCAGTAGAACTTCAACTCCTTGATAATGGAGCAGgtaacaatttaaaaatgttaacttGCCTACAATAAGATTTGCTGGGGAAATGGTTCAATCAaacattaaatgaaacattAGACAAATAGCATGTATTCATGTACATTATTACAGGAGCtgatgtgtttaaaaatgatggGATCTATTCAAGATATTTTACTAAATTAAAGCGTGGAAAATACAATCTAAAAGTGAGAGTGGAACATCAACAGGGAGCAGTCCAGGTTTTCTTCCACAGACACAGTGGCAGTCTGTATATACCTGGACATATTGTGGATGGTAActattgttttctattttcactCAGTTGAATTGTCCATTATTATGCAAAACTTTAGTGTGCTGGATGTTTTCCATAAGTGAAtgttataataaactaaatGTTCAATGGTACAATAGTAATATCACTTATGTCAGGAGCAAAACATTCAAATTCTCTGGAATTTTTGTTGATGCATCTGGCATCAACAAAACGTTTGATGAGACTGAGAGAGCAATGTTATAGGGACTTTCTAAAAATACAATTGGACCAGATTAAGAATTGGATTGGAAATATAAAAGCAAACATTACTTGCATTAACAAAATATGATACATTTAATCAAgaatgcagacaaaaaaaatcagtgatggtgagtagtcatgaagaaaaaaagaaaaagttttaataataataattaataataattaataataataataatattttaacctttattcgtcccacagtggggaaatttctagttttttcgcataccccaactcatctggaagctggggtcagagcgcagggtcagccatggtacggcgcccctggagctgatagggttaagtgccttgctcaagggctcaacagtggtagcttggctgtgctggggttcgaaccgctgaccttgtgatcagtaacccagagccttaaccactggactaccactgcccAAAAGAAGTGGTAGTCCAGTGAACCCAAAAAACTGTGGtggtttatttttacatctCTTGGTTTAGCTCTATGTTGAAAAATCAGCGAAGTAAtctgccaaataaataaataataggaaATACAGCACTAACTGCCAAATGTGTCCTTTTTCAGGTAAAGTGAAATTAAACCCTCCTAAACCCCCAATAAATGTGCAGCCAGTTGATGTGGGCAACTTCACAAGAACAGTCACTGGGGAAAGTTTTGAAGTGGAAAgagatacaaatataaatttccCTCCAAACAAGATCACGGATCTAATTGCGGAAATCAAAGAGGACACCGTGCTTCTCAACTGGACAGCTCCTGGTGAGGACTTTGATGTGGGAAAAGGTGAGTCTTTTGCAAGTTTATATCAGTCAAAATTAGAATAACATTATCTactattataatgtataatagtGTCACTCGTAGTTGGACTCTATGCTACATTGCTCCAGGGTGTGTTTCCACCTCACCCAGTGTTCCCCAGTATAGTCTCTGAATTCACTTTGGCCTTGTTTAGGATAAATTGGTTACCGAATGCTTTAAGACAGTTTACTGCTGTATTGATACAAATAATGTAATGTACTTGCTCCAATTCAATAAAGTTAAGAATAATCTGCTtaagaaagcaaaaaacaaatactatacaatacttgCTGCACTACTAAACACAGTTTCATAGCATCTGTTAAACATGTGGTTTTAAATTGATATAGTTATAATCTGAATACTTTGGGTGTATACACTTATCATATTAAgatatttttattctaatttcTATCTCAGTACACATACAAAAGAGTTATCAGAGTACAGATTATAGCCTCAGAAAATGTAGTCAGTATGTTTTAAATCTCtaaaagtttaaatgtttttctgtttcaagTCAAATCCTATGAAATCAGATGGAGTGACGATTTGAAGAAGCTTCAAGAGAATTTCACCAGCTGTGATCTGGACAACAGTTCATCACTTGTTCCTCAAGAGTCAGGCTTTGCTGAACAGTACTTTTTTCAGcctaatattacaataaaaaatggcaTCACACTTTTCTTTGCTGTTCAGTCAATGGACAAAGAGTCGACCAAGTCTGAGGTATCCAACATTGCTCGAGCAACAAATTATGTCCCAGGTCGAGGATCCTCAACTATTATAACTCAAGGCCCGAATGCTATCATCATATCTGTCTGTGTTGTGGCCATAGTGAATGTGTTTTAGCTGTAGTCATCACATGGGCagtaaaacataaaagaaataaCTGATGTTAGGAGAACTCAATACATGTTCACATCTGATTTTATGTATGTTATTTTCTGAAACTTAAATGACCTAAGATTAATTCTAttgatttatgaatatttaaatatcatGATTAACACTAGTTAAAAGcgtatacatttaaatttgacTCATGGTCACATATCAGTTTGATAATGTATCATAATTTCATATTAGATGGATATTACATATGTACACATCAAGTGAAGTCAAGttaagtggcttttattgtcattttactatacacagtggtacacagtacacagtaaaaacaaaacaacgttcctccgaaaacctggtgctacactaaacaacaaaacaacataaagtgcattgagtgcagcctggtgcaaacagtgcattaaaagaacagtacagacagacagagtgcagacagacaacacaagacaagacaaaagacaaaaaccaagtatagcaccgactagtaaacctactgtatacttacatatacagtactgtgtgaggagaaatgtaaaaactatacccaggagaaagtacaaacagaacagagcaatgtagtgcaaaagaacagcagcaaggaggtgcaaagacagcatgtaaacattatactgaatacaaaaggtgcaaaaaaaagcatgtaaacattatactgaatataaggtgcgagtataaataataataaatatataaatggtggtggagtggatcgagatgattGATGatagtgtttagtccaggttgtacagttcagtaacagtaacacacagattgagtgtgtgtgtgtgtgtgtgtatgtgtaagtgagtgtgtgtgagttctgttcagttctttgtattgagaagcctgatggcttgtggaaagaaactgttacacagtcttgttgtgacggcccgaatgcttcggaaccgttttcctgatggtaggagggtgaagtgtgtgtgtgacgggtgtgtgtgatcgtccacaatgctgtgtgctttgcggatgcagtgtgtggtgtaaatgtccatgatagaggggagagagactccgatgatcttcttagctgtcctcactatcctctgtagggtcttgcgatccgagacggtgcaattcccaaaccaggcagtgatgcagctgctcaggatgctctcaatggtccctctgtagaacatggacaggatagGGGGAGgaagatgggctttcctcagccttcttagGAAGtagagaaggctgaggaaaaagATTCTTTGAAATAGTGAAACCTCTACAGGAACACGGAACAGATCTGTTGTAGACGATtctttgaaatatatatatttacttataaatGTGGAACTTAGCAAATGTTATGTTCTGATTCTGTTTTGTTAAAGGCGATTTATTATACGGTTGAACTAGAAACCTCCCTTTATTTTAATGCTCTATTAATTCACGGATCAAATCTTCCATCATTGTACAAACTGGAACACATTCTTACAAAATATCATAATCTACAATAATTAAAGCTCTTAAAAcattaattgaaaaataaaatctcaagCAGTACAGCACTGTAAATCATACTGAActcaaacaaatgaaaatgtacaattattgAATAAAATTTCTATTGTAAAACAATggtcatctttttcttttttttaattctaaaaaaaaaagcgcttGTAAAATATAGCTCTTAATTCtttgaaaatgatttatttgttccttaaaaaagaaaaaagacacacaGGGAAATAAGGCAAAATGTTTACAACACATACTACTAGTGTACACACTATAGTTTGATAGATGGATGTTGTTTTGCATGccttacatttacatacatttacatttatgcatttagcagacgccttatccagagcgacgacaaacgtgctttaaatctctagtagtgaataaatctacactggtatgcaagaatacaaactcaatataaatataactcgaattctacaaacttggaaagtgctaatttaggtatttcaggaagaggtaggtcttcagtcgtcgcttaaagataatcagggactctgctgtacggacatctaggggaagttcattccaccactttggtgccagaacagagaagagccttgaattgtacttacctctcattctgagagaaggtggtaccagtcgagcagtgctggaggatctcagacagcgtggtgcagtgcgagatgtgatgaggtcactgaggtaagatggtgctggtccatttttggccttgtaggcaagcatcagtgttttgaatctgatacgtgcagctactggaagccagtgaagggagcgcagcagtggggtggtgtgggaaaacttgggctgattgaacacaagttgtgcagctgccttttggatcatttgcagtggacgaatagcgttcaggggaagacctgccagcagagagttgcagtagtccagtcttgaaatgacaagagactgaacaagcaactgggcagcctgtatggacagaaatggtcgaatccttcggatgttatagagaagaaatcgacaagaacgagcaacattagcgatatgtgggaaaaaagacagttcattgtccatagttaccccaaggttacgagcagtggctgaaggggagagcagagagtcatgaagtgttatttgtagatcttgacctggagatgaatcacttgggatgaccagcagttctgttttgctggggttgagtttaagttggtgagccctcatccataaagatatgtctgacaagcatgctgagatccgagcggaagctgtggtatctgatggaggaaagaaaagatgagttgagtgtcatctgcatagcagtgataagaaaacccatgtgaggatatgacttcaccaatggagtgggtatagagggagaaaaggaggggaccaagtaccgagccttgtgggacaccagtggtgagtctgcacgggcagatgtggatcctccatgttacctggtatgagcgaccttccaggtaggaagcaaaccattcccatgctgttccgcagataccaaggctcttgagggttgacaaaagtgtcttgtggttgactgtgtcaaatgctgctgaaaggtccagaaagataagtacagatgacagcttggctgaccgagcagcatgtagtttctcagaaacagccaatagggccgtctctgtggaatgtgccgctttgaacccagactggttcggatcgtggaggttgttctgtgagagatagacagacagttggttaaaaacagtgcgttccagagatttagaaagaaaggaaaggagtgataccggtctgtagttgttgatgtctgatggatccagagccggtttcttcaagataggaatgacccttgcttgcttgaaggtagttggtacatagccagatgttaatgacccattgatgattgtggagatgaagggcaggagatcttgcgtgatggtctggagcgtagttgaagggattggatctagaggacaggtggtgggattgcaggatcggatgacttgcagtatctcatcttctgttaaggttgagaagcttgacagagacgtagtggattgttggctgtgttgtgtaatcattgttggagaggaagtgaaggtctggcagattttcctaatcttctcatcatagaaggaggcaaagtcattagcagtcaggaggatggagcaggtgcagcaggggtttagtagagaagagaagatgttgtgaagcttacgaggatcttgtgcagaggcctcaagcttttccttgtagaaggcagttttggcagaagtcacctcaaagaaaatttggtcaggagtgcacggtaagatgagaggtctacatcaagctgtgattttttccacttcctctctgcagatcggAGTTCTCGTCGATTactgcgcaaaacttctgacagccacggtgtgggacaagaagtcttcttgggtcttgtagtcaagggacaaaggaggtccatggttgaggaaagagatgagaggaaggagtccgtagcaacgtctaagggtagagaggaaaaggagacgggtcaggaagagatgaaagagtacatgaagttacagaggagggagatagagtgaaggttaggacggataagagagacatgtaaattatttttaggttgaataggaagagtgattaaaaggaaaccaggtgatgatcagagattggaagtggagtggcagtcatgtctgtagctggagtaggacggtgaaaaccaggtccaggacatttcctcccttgtgtgttggagggcagctgttaaatgtcaaggagaaggtattcagaaaaggcaagaggcaagatgactgaagtttgtcggatgggaggttgaagtcaccaagaactgtcagagggtGCCGTCAGAGGAAAGTACTGAGGAgcgtgtccatctcttctaggaagtcccaaggggaccaggaggcggtagatgacaatgatgaaaaggttgattggagaggtaactgaaactgcatgaaattcaaaagaagagatggttaaatgagacaaagggagaggtgtgaaacaccatctccgtgataaaagtagacctgtaccaccacctctaccagtttctcttggtgaatgagagaaagcataggcagaagacagagcagctggtgtagcagtgttctgtgggaatatccaggtctcagtaagtgccagaaagtcaaatgtgtagtgggaagccaagcctgtgatgaagtcagctttccttcacagcagactgacaattccagagcccacctaccaccgctgtttgagattgagacaacagggaagggtagatgaggttactgACGATGTGAGATCTGTTCTGTGGATAGGAacgtctgtgtctgtaagagatgACTACAGAGATGGGTTTGAGGCACATGACTAATCTCCCAGTTTGAgatcaatgtgtttttaaagtaaGAAATAGTATAAATAGGACTTTCTAAATAACACTAAGAGTTACTGACTTTAAGGGGGTTACCTACTTGTGGAGACTACCTACTACCGCTACAGACTATGGTCTTCAATATAAACTTTTAATATCgccttcaatataagtgagtaagccttgcccacaattcacacctcaagtgagactgaaactactcttgattaatcacctgaccaagctaataagcacagaccaacactctagaatcaactgagttaaatagatatacaaagttagaatcctaccttaccagaagagagtaaattcaagatagagctaaagcacactTGGTTTC
The DNA window shown above is from Silurus meridionalis isolate SWU-2019-XX chromosome 12, ASM1480568v1, whole genome shotgun sequence and carries:
- the LOC124394749 gene encoding calcium-activated chloride channel regulator 3A-1-like, which produces MVKMLAVVVLFLFALKSATTIRLDGNGYTDILVVINPAVPENEELLNQIKKMFISGSEYLFEALDRKVFFKEVKILVPPNWTSGKYEKATTEIYKKGKIRIEDSFSQYGNEPYTHQPEGCGHEGEYIHLTPDFLLNNHISEPYGPRDRVFVHEWAHLRWGVFDEYNTREPFYLSAAGQIQPTRCTDKISGEWYELNNQNPTPCQIDASGKPTSSCEFFPDYIQTAKASIMFMQSLFSVKAFCGEKEHNYEAPNEQNKQCEKATRTVIFEDSVDKDTLRNLNPLSSVPTPPTFKVIQRGIRVICLVLDVSGSMQGLRISQQQRAATFFLNQITDEKQFVGLVTFSTDAQILSPLTKIDGPATRQKLINSLPTVAIGSTNICKGLRKGFELLRTDDGQTIGDEIIFLTDGEASDNVQDCLQESVQSGAIIHTLAFGPSADNILRTMADQTDGKFIVAEESILSNQLVDAFSSLTVYDGNSFTQPIQLESTGTDVKDWFNGTVPIDRSVGNHTTFTIIYEKRAPTVNIVSPSGVVYDQRNITDSANTITFTIPGTAEPGNWRYSFFNKETSAQQMSLTVISRAAHEDVYPVTVTARMDQQTSDGTKPMVVLAEVSQNYNPVLGASVWANLRSDTGHSVELQLLDNGAGADVFKNDGIYSRYFTKLKRGKYNLKVRVEHQQGAVQVFFHRHSGSLYIPGHIVDGKVKLNPPKPPINVQPVDVGNFTRTVTGESFEVERDTNINFPPNKITDLIAEIKEDTVLLNWTAPGEDFDVGKVKSYEIRWSDDLKKLQENFTSCDLDNSSSLVPQESGFAEQYFFQPNITIKNGITLFFAVQSMDKESTKSEVSNIARATNYVPGRGSSTIITQGPNAIIISVCVVAIVNVF